In a genomic window of Myotis daubentonii chromosome X, mMyoDau2.1, whole genome shotgun sequence:
- the CXHXorf66 gene encoding uncharacterized protein CXorf66 homolog, producing MNLFIFVLLLSIWANNCLHENQSDGSTTGAKQLESTQTEDSRKHIFIIVVGIMSTAFICTSFCCFHYNYLSRDVPEEKLVKKRVASKSSRSSKLFSKHKTDNECIPEKQPMLSGIDTLSELSSQETIFISSSSENVIRYSSSEKSSKPSSKTKFIKPSGPKSVSRSFHLGKSYRKHSLDKPHKLVYAHKVGSYDRSSYPNRAVSPTSIASLHFPLESTKPHHPTCRRSQTLLPESSSLKKFTKSTIHHNIKRSVIASRADMLSKSPLVKSCAHYMGKRPVCRTPESLVSDISEVKNTNAQNPPFPREEKLFSKCFHKVDSRDYAFHDDVKSSDDDSEREITIFCNVRLKEVIVNKTTSNKELNKNNHL from the exons AtgaacctttttatttttgtcctaCTTTTGTCCATTTGGGCAAATAATTGTTTACATGAAAACCAAAGTGATGGATCTACTACAG GAGCTAAGCAACTTGAATCAACACAAACAGAAGACAGcagaaaacatatatttattatagtaGTTGGTATTATGAGCACAGCTTTTATCTGTACCTCTTTTTGCTGCTTCCATTATAATTATTTGAGCAGAGATGTCCCCGAAGAAAAATT gGTCAAGAAACGTGTAGCATCCAAGTCATCCAGGTCATCCAAACTATTCAGTAAACACAAGACAGACAATGAATGTATTCCAGAGAAACAACCCATGTTATCTGGTATAGACACGTTATCAGAGCTCTCAAGTCAAGAAACAATATTCATATCATCCAGTTCAGAAAATGTAATCAGGTACTCAAGTTCAGAAAAGTCATCTAAACCGTCTAGTAAAACAAAGTTCATCAAGCCATCAGGCCCAAAAAGTGTGTCCAGGTCATTCCACCTGGGAAAGTCATATAGAAAACACAGTCTAGATAAGCCACATAAGCTGGTTTATGCCCATAAGGTAGGCAGCTATGACCGTTCATCCTACCCAAATAGGGCAGTCAGTCCAACTTCAATAGCCAGTCTACACTTTCCACTGGAGTCAACCAAACCACATCATCCAACCTGTAGAAGAAGTCAAACCTTGCTACCGGAGTCATCCAGTTTAAAGAAATTTACCAAGTCTACCATACATCATAATATAAAAAGATCAGTTATTGCAAGTAGGGCAGACATGTTATCTAAGTCTCCATTAGTCAAGTCTTGTGCACACTATATGGGAAAAAGACCTGTTTGCAGAACGCCTGAGTCTTTGGTTAGTGATATTTCTGAGGTCAAGAATACAAATGCTCAAAACCCACCTTTCCCACGTGAAGAGAAGCTTTTTTCCAAGTGTTTTCATAAGGTAGATTCCAGAGACTATGCATTCCATGACGATGTGAAGAGCAGTGATGATGACAGTGAGAGGGAAATAACCATTTTTTGCAACGTGAGACTCAAAGAAGTCATTGTTAATAAAACCACAAGTAATAAAGAgctcaataaaaacaatcacctgtga